The following are from one region of the Camarhynchus parvulus chromosome 3, STF_HiC, whole genome shotgun sequence genome:
- the SERTAD4 gene encoding SERTA domain-containing protein 4: protein MTLVLPMQRLGRPIAAEGAADLAAYRALWEPPCCGRPGPAAPPAPAPAPPAPGPPAAGSHYRGISNPVTTSKITYFKRKYVEEEDFHPPLSSCAHKTISVFEERAHILYMSLEKLKFIDDPEVYLRRSVLINNLMKRIHGEIIMQNNWCFSTCSFSGASPQEWFVPQDCPYRKRLRMAKEEYEKLHMCCFYQECGSHYLNLPYSVNASTESNSSSSSSSSSSPPISLPSCSQQVDYEVGSAPSYRNDDQIPANEIFITNGRSHSNQEKAKFNDKSGGNEPERESITLNCEPVRGTHALECKGKFYDYFETGCNDKSNVSESWKKSLRKKESLPSNKICCNKGSKI from the exons ATGACCCTGGTGCTGCCCATGCAGCGGCTGGGCCGCCCCATCGCCGCCGAGGGAGCCGCCGACCTCGCCGCCTACCGCGCCCTCTGGGAGCCGCCCTGCTgcggccgccccggccccgccgccccgccggccccggccccggccccgccggcccccgGGCCCCCCGCCGCAG GATCACATTACAGGGGAATTTCAAATCCTGTAACAACATCCAAGATCACAtactttaaaaggaaatatgtgGAAGAAGAGGATTTTCATCCGCCACTCAGCAGCTGTGCGCATAAA acGATCTCTGTGTTTGAGGAGCGGGCCCATATTCTCTACATGtctttggaaaagctgaaattcatTGATGATCCTGAAGTCTACCTGCGCAGATCCGTCCTCATCAACAATCTCATGAAGAGAATCCACGGAGAGATCATCATGCAGAACAACTGGTGCTTCTCCACCTGCTCCTTCAGTGGCGCCTCCCCACAAGAGTGGTTTGTGCCTCAGGACTGCCCATACAGAAAACGCCTTCGGATGGCAAAGGAGGAGTATGAGAAGCTCCACATGTGCTGCTTCTATCAAGAATGTGGCAGTCACTATTTAAATCTACCCTACTCTGTTAATGCTAGTACAGAAAGtaattcctcttcttcttcttcctcctcctcctcccctcccatcTCTTTGCCAAGCTGTTCCCAGCAGGTGGATTATGAAGTTGGCAGTGCACCTTCTTACAGAAATGATGACCAGATACCTGCTAATGAAATATTCATCACTAATGGCAGGTCTCACAGTAAtcaggaaaaggcaaaatttaaTGACAAGAGTGGAGGTAATGAACCTGAGAGAGAAAGCATCACCCTAAACTGTGAACCTGTAAGAGGCACCCATGCTCTTGAATGTAAAGGCAAATTTTATGACTATTTTGAGACTGGATGTAATGACAAGAGCAACGTAAGTGAATCTTGGAAAAAATCCTTAAGGAAAAAGGAATCTTTACCAAGTAATAAAATCTGCTGCAACAAAGGAAGTAAAATATGA